In Meleagris gallopavo isolate NT-WF06-2002-E0010 breed Aviagen turkey brand Nicholas breeding stock chromosome 5, Turkey_5.1, whole genome shotgun sequence, a single window of DNA contains:
- the LOC104910980 gene encoding importin-7-like — MSEQLDLPVRQAGVIYLKNMITQYWPDRETAPGEIPPYSIPEEDRHCIRENIVEAIIHSPELIRVQLTTCIHHIIKHDYPSRWTAVVEKIGFYLQSDNSACWLGILLCLYQLVKNYE; from the exons GGGTTATCTACTTGAAAAATATGATAACCCAGTATTGGCCGGACCGGGAAACTGCACCTGGAGAGATTCCACCTTACTCCATCCCAGAAGAAGATAGACACTGTATTCGTGAAAATATTGTAGAAGCCATTATTCACTCTCCTGAGCTGATTAG AGTACAACTTACTACTTGCATTCATCATATTATCAAGCATGATTATCCTAGTCGTTGGACTGCAGTTGTGGAGAAAATTGGGTTTTACCTTCAGTCTGACAACAGTGCTTGTTGGCTTGGGATTCTTCTGTGTCTTTATCAACTTGTGAAAAACTATGAGTAA